The Collinsella aerofaciens genomic interval CCTTGCCGGCACGATAGACAACCGGCGATACACCGTAGCCGTACTGGATGGCGTTGACTTCTTTATCGATGCCGTCGCCACCGGCATCGAGCCACGCCTTAAAGCTCGTCATGTCGTTGGACTTAACGCTTGCAAACATATCCTTTACGGCCGTGACCACGGGAATCTTATCGGTTCCCTTAGCCTTGCCGCCGGCACTGTCGTCGGACGAATCCACGTTTTCAGGCGAGTCATCATCCGCAGCCCCCTGTCCGCCCATCATGGACGACAGGTCGTAATCCTGCTTGGAAATGGTGAGCGGGTAGCTCGAGAGCGTATCCTCCTCGACCTTTTTGATGTAGCCGTTTACGCCGTTGGACAGCGCCAGAATCGCCGCGATACCGATAATGCCAATCGAGCCCGCAAAGGCAGTCATGGCCGTACGGCCTTTTTTGGTCATAAGGTTTCGGGCAGAAAGCCCCAGCGCCGTCACAAAGCTCATCGAGGTTTTGCGCGTAGGCTTGGCTTCGCGGCGCGTGGCGTCAGCGACATCGAAAGGATCGGAATCGTCGGTGATCTTGCCGTCCGCCAGGTTAACGATGCGCGTGGCGTACTGGTACGCCAGCTCGGGATTGTGCGTGACCATAATAACCAGACGGTCGCGTGCCACGTCCTTGAGCAAATCCATGACCTGCACGGATGTCGTTGAATCCAAAGCGCCGGTCGGCTCGTCTGCCAGCACAATCTCGGGATCGTTGATCAGCGCACGGGCGATGGCCACACGCTGCATCTGTCCGCCCGATAGCTGGCTCGGGCGCTTGTTAACATGCTCGCCCAGGCCAACTTTCTCCAACGCCTCGCGCGCACGCTCGCGGCGCTCGGTATGCCCCACACCCGTGAGCGTAAGCGCCAGCTCCACGTTTTCCAAAATGGTCTGATGCGGGATGAGGTTATAGCTTTGGAACACAAAGCCGATGCGGTTGTTGCGGTAGGCATCCCAATCGCGATCGTGAAAGTCCTTGGTCGAGATGCCGTCGATGAGCAGGTCGCCGGAATCGAAATGATCAAGCCCACCGATAACGTTGAGCATCGTGGTTTTACCCGAGCCCGAGGGACCCAGAATGGCCACGAACTCGTTATCGCGAAAAGCCAGGCTTACGCTGTCGAGCGCCACCTGCGTAAACGACTGGGTAACGTACCTTTTGCAAATACCTTTGAGCTCCAACATGGACGGCAACCTCTCCTGCGCAGGCACCCTGCCCGCTCTCCCCCGCCGTTCGTATTCGACGCGTTTGTCCTACTCTATCCCCATTTTTTACCGGTGCAAGTGAGGAATGTAGGGAACCGCATCAAAAAAACGAACGGGACGACGTCCAAAAGAAGAGGTCCCGAGCGGGACCTCTAAATGGTGGAGATTATCTTAAAAGGCAGCGGACTACTCCGCACAGCGGCGCACGATCCTCGCCATGCTTTACGCGTTTTTTACTGCTCGCTATTCGCAATCGCCTGGTCGATAAGCTTGTCGAGTGCTGCGCGCTGCTCGGCGGAGCTGATGGCTCCCACGATTGGATCCCCTACGATGTTGCCATTCTGATCGATGACATACGTTGTCGGGAACGAGAACAAATTTGACGTAAACTTACCGGCCTCGCTATCCGGCTTGAACCAGATGTTCTTATACGTCACGCCCTTCTTGCTCAGCACGTCCTTGGCATCTGCAATCTCGCCCTTGTTGCCATCGAGCGTAAAGGAATTGACGCCCACGACCTGGCCGCCCTTCTCGGCAAGCTCCTGATTCAGTTTCTCAAGATCGCCCAGCTCGCCCACGCACGGCTTGCAAGTAGTGAACCAGAAGTTCATGACGGTGACCTTGTTCTTAGAGAACAGCTCGTCGCTGTTCACGTCGTTGCCATCCAGGTCCTTGCCCGTAAAGCTGGGGAACTTCGTCGCCTCGCTCGAAGCATTGGCACCAGCCGTCATGCCAGCGGTCGAAGCGTCGACGCTCTCGCCTGCACTCGGCGTGCTTCCACAGCCGGGGAACTCCTTCTCCAGGCTCTCGAGCTTGTCCTCGATCTCCTTGATCTGCTGTGCACCGGCCTTGAGTGTCTTAAGCTCATCCGCCGTGAACTCATCCTTGGCGCCGTCGATGGTCTTGAGCAGAAAATCGCCGTAATTGCTGCCATCCTCAATCATTGCCGAGTCTTTATTTGCCGCATTGAATACCTTTTCCCACAGCGCGTTATCACTCGAAAAGATCTCGTTCTCCTTCTGCATGAGCTTCGCATACAGCTCGGCGGCCTCGTCGGCATTGGTCGGCTTCTGCGCAGTGAGTTCTGCAATCTTAGGATCGGAGCCCGCAGATTCACTCGCATTGCCACCGGGTGCCGAGCACGCCACAAGGCACAAGGCCAATACCGGCACCATAAACAGGGCCGCAATCTTAGAAAGCTTCATGGTCATTCCTCCGTTTTGTCGAAGCTTGTTTACTTTTTATCGGCGGTCAAGGGGAGCTTTTCCGCCGACACATCCAGGCCATAGCGATAGCTGATGGCATCGACGGGACAGGCCCCGATGCACTTTCCGCACCGGATGCATTCGGCATGATTGGGCGCGCGGACCACATCAACGTCCATCTGACAAGCCTTTGAGCACTTGCCGCACGAGACACATTTGCATGCATCGACCCGAATCCCCAGCAGGGATACCTTATTCATGAGCGCATAGAATGCGCCGAGTGGACAAATCCATTTGCAGAAGGGGCGGTAGAACAAAACGCTCAGCACTACCACGGCAATGAGAACGGCAAGTTTCCAAGTAAAGAGATGTCCCAACGCAGATCGAATGCCGGCATTGGCAATGGCCAGCGGAATGGCACCCTCGAGCACACCCTGCGGACAGATGTACTTACAAAAGAACGGGTCGCCCATGCCCACGTCGTTAACCACCAAGACGGGCAGCAGCACCACGGCAAACAGCAGCACGACGTACTTGATGTACGTGAGCGGCTTAAGCTTTTTCGTGGAGAACTTTTTGCCGGGGATCTTGTGAAGCAGCTCCTGCAGCCAGCCAAACGGGCACAAAAACCCGCATACAAATCGCCCCAGCAGCACGCCGAGCAAAATGAGCGTACCGGTAACGTAGTAGGAGAAGTTGAACTTGGATGAACCTACCACCGACTGGAACGACCCGATGGGGCACGCACCCGATGCCGCGGGGCACGAATAGCAATTAAGTCCAGGTACGCAGACTGTTTTTCCCGCGCCCTGATAGATGCCGCCTTTGGCAAAGTTTGGCAGGTGAATGTTGGTGATGAGCGTCGCCGCCGCCTGAATGAATCCGCGAAATCGGGCCAAAACATGCGGCGCAGTGTTTTCTCTTTTATCCAATTCCGATACACTCCAAGCACAGCCTAATCGCTTTGGCCAGCACGGCATTCGCCTCGCCACGCATAACGCCAAAGCACACCATGGCAATTCCGACGATCAGCAACGCAACCTGCATTACAGGTTTTATCGCTTTGAACAACTTGACCACTCCTTTCGTCACGCGACCTATTGGACCATATCGACTATAAAATCCGTGTTAAGCGCGATTTGGAATGTGCAAGGAGACTGTTATGCGAATTTTGATCGTCGAAGACGAGCGGGCACTGTGTGATGCAATCGCGCGCAGCTTGCGAAACTTGGCGTACAGCGTCGACTGCTGTCACGACGGACAGGAGGCGCTCGACCTACTGGACGTTGAGGCCTTCGACCTCGTGGTACTCGACCTCAACCTTCCCCGCATCGACGGCATGACCGTACTCAGGGAACTTAGGAAAACTGACTGCGAGACTAAGGTACTGATTCTGTCCGCACGCGGCGAAGTATCCGATAAAGTCGCCGGACTCGATGCCGGCGCCAACGATTACCTCACCAAGCCGTTTCATCTGGACGAGCTTGCGGCAAGGATTCGCAGCCTTACCCTCAGACGCTTTACACAAAGCGACATAGTTTTAACCTGCGGAAAGCTCAGCTTTGACACCAAGGCGCGCATCGCTTCCGTGGACAGCGAGGCTTTATCTCTTACGCGCAAGGAAACGGGGATCTTGGAATACCTGATGTTTAATCAGGGGCGTCCGGTAAGTCAGGAGGAGCTTATCGAGCACGTTTGGGATAGCAGCGTGAACAGCTTTAGCAACGCAACCCGCGTTCATATCTCGTCACTCCGCAAAAAGCTACGCAGCGCTTTGGGATACGACCCGATTCGCAATCGGATTGGAGAGGGCTACGTTATGGAGGATAGCGAATGAAAAGGCTTTCGCTGCAATGGCGCATAACGATTATGACGGCACTGCTCACGTGTGCGGCGTGCGTGCTGACGAACTGCCTGGTCGGCTATACGGGCATGCGCTACATGGATGCCATCGGCAGTGACATCTCGGCCTTTAACGCAACCGGCGAAGATTCGCCCCAGGCGTTCGACCCGACGAAAGCGGTCCCCGATGACAAGGTCACGATCGTCGTAAACGACGCACAGGAGTCTTTTGGCACGACAACCTGGTACATCACGGCTGGAGTCACACTCCTTGGCGGCGCGCTAGCATACTTTGCGAGCGGCCGTGCACTCAAACCGCTACGGGCTTTTGCAGCCCAGGTTGAGCGTGTGCAGCCTGACAACCTAAGCGAAATCAGACTCAGTGAAGATGTGCCCACCGAGCTACAGAGATGCAGCGCCTCTTTCAACGACATGATCGCCCGTCTTGGCGAAGGGTTCTCTGCGCAGCGTCAGTTTACCGGCAACGCCGCACACGAGCTGCGCACCCCGCTCGCCCTTATGCAAGCACAGATTGAACTATTCATCTCCGAACACTCCGGTTTGCAACCCGAAACAGCCGAGCTGCTCGACCTGCTACAAGAACAAACCGAGCGCATGTCTCGAATGACCAAGGTATTGCTCGAGATGAGTGAGCTCCGCAGCGTTCCTTGCGAAGACGATGTTGAACTTGGCCCCTTGTCCGAAGAGGTCCTCACCGACCTTGCGCCACTTGCCGATAATAAGGGCATAGCCCTCAATTGTGCTGGAGACGCTTTAGTAATCGGGAGCGACACGCTCCTCTATCGGCTGGTGTTTAATCTGGTCGAAAACGCCATCCGTTACAGCCGCTCCGGCTCGACTGTCAACGTCTCCATCAGCGACAGCGACAGCCACGTGTTCCTGCGAGTCGAGGACCAGGGCCCGGGAATACCCAAGCAGTACCGTGAGAGCATCTTCCAACCGTTCTTTCGCCTGGATAAATCCCGCAGCAGGGCATACGGCGGCGCA includes:
- a CDS encoding 4Fe-4S binding protein is translated as MDKRENTAPHVLARFRGFIQAAATLITNIHLPNFAKGGIYQGAGKTVCVPGLNCYSCPAASGACPIGSFQSVVGSSKFNFSYYVTGTLILLGVLLGRFVCGFLCPFGWLQELLHKIPGKKFSTKKLKPLTYIKYVVLLFAVVLLPVLVVNDVGMGDPFFCKYICPQGVLEGAIPLAIANAGIRSALGHLFTWKLAVLIAVVVLSVLFYRPFCKWICPLGAFYALMNKVSLLGIRVDACKCVSCGKCSKACQMDVDVVRAPNHAECIRCGKCIGACPVDAISYRYGLDVSAEKLPLTADKK
- a CDS encoding TlpA disulfide reductase family protein: MKLSKIAALFMVPVLALCLVACSAPGGNASESAGSDPKIAELTAQKPTNADEAAELYAKLMQKENEIFSSDNALWEKVFNAANKDSAMIEDGSNYGDFLLKTIDGAKDEFTADELKTLKAGAQQIKEIEDKLESLEKEFPGCGSTPSAGESVDASTAGMTAGANASSEATKFPSFTGKDLDGNDVNSDELFSKNKVTVMNFWFTTCKPCVGELGDLEKLNQELAEKGGQVVGVNSFTLDGNKGEIADAKDVLSKKGVTYKNIWFKPDSEAGKFTSNLFSFPTTYVIDQNGNIVGDPIVGAISSAEQRAALDKLIDQAIANSEQ
- a CDS encoding response regulator transcription factor; this translates as MRILIVEDERALCDAIARSLRNLAYSVDCCHDGQEALDLLDVEAFDLVVLDLNLPRIDGMTVLRELRKTDCETKVLILSARGEVSDKVAGLDAGANDYLTKPFHLDELAARIRSLTLRRFTQSDIVLTCGKLSFDTKARIASVDSEALSLTRKETGILEYLMFNQGRPVSQEELIEHVWDSSVNSFSNATRVHISSLRKKLRSALGYDPIRNRIGEGYVMEDSE
- a CDS encoding ATP-binding protein — translated: MKRLSLQWRITIMTALLTCAACVLTNCLVGYTGMRYMDAIGSDISAFNATGEDSPQAFDPTKAVPDDKVTIVVNDAQESFGTTTWYITAGVTLLGGALAYFASGRALKPLRAFAAQVERVQPDNLSEIRLSEDVPTELQRCSASFNDMIARLGEGFSAQRQFTGNAAHELRTPLALMQAQIELFISEHSGLQPETAELLDLLQEQTERMSRMTKVLLEMSELRSVPCEDDVELGPLSEEVLTDLAPLADNKGIALNCAGDALVIGSDTLLYRLVFNLVENAIRYSRSGSTVNVSISDSDSHVFLRVEDQGPGIPKQYRESIFQPFFRLDKSRSRAYGGAGLGLALVWEIAALHGGTVEVEANSENGTVMLVTLSKGATT